atgtccgcatgacctttcgcttggaatattcatgaaaactatcagccagtcagattgcgccatacagacaatgatggctatttaggcggttcctagtaattcgtaaacaaattgctgtaatctctctcccacaaagtttattccacactgtaaatttgtatattctcgcataacgaattttaaactttcgcaataatgcctaatctattccattcatacaaacaacaaaacgtacgatatgaaatacacccaaattaaattaattgtgaattccgatttatgtatgaatagggatgggtaagatctgaatagttttcaagatggtttacttaaaaaACGCAGGGAAAATAATGCCAGTCGACGTAaatggtgcattgtgacgtcacatctaactgcgatgtgttttctttcaaaccaaacaatcacAGCTATTTttcttgaattgtgaacaccgacgatttcaaagtcaacgcgctgattggctgacataaagttcatctgaacatgacccctaatcgggttatgtcagatctacttacgcagactatacggcgcggatctaagaagtctgattttaattagattgcaaaaAATTATAAGGAAAAATCTTGTCTCTGAATAtaaagtatatatgtatatataatgataaaaatcaatatatgcacccaggggtgcatgagccaagttgcatgggatacattgtagtcaggaatgatgtggcatattcataattgtgaagaactaatttcagttttaaacttttcaagttactgtccagaaaccatatttgtctgaagttttcaatctattttcggtcactgtgaccttgacctttgacctttttcctccaaaatcaataggggccttgctttgctggtatccaacaatatatccaagtttcatttgattcaaattaaaaattctcaagatatcctccggaaaccaaattttttggaattttaaatctattttcggtcactgtgaccttaacctttgacctattttctccaaaatcaataggggtcttccttacctggtacataacaatacctttaagtatcatttgattcggatttaaactttctaagttatcatccggaaaccaaatatttctgaaattttcattctatattcggtcactgtgaccttgacctttgacattttttctccaaaatcaataggggtcttccttacttagaacccaacaatatatcatagtttcatttgattagattgtaaacttttcgagtaatcatccggaaaccaattgttgacgcccaacggcccgcatcaccaaaccaatagccgagttcaacttcgttgcaactcggctaataaaTAAACCAACCCCCAACCCAGGGTAGGGACAAATTATCCTACCTAACTTAGACGGGGGGAAAGGCCTAAGGAAACGAAAACCCTATTTgaattatgtatatttatatacttaTCTCCTAACCTTTAGGTTTTGGGGTCTAAAATAATTTAACAGGAGCCATCATAGAAAGACTGGTGCAACCTGGTAATTACTTAATAAACCTGAATCTAAAGTGAGATACTTACAGCAAGTTGATGCTTTCTAAGTCCCCCAACTAACTAACGAAAATCAGGGTATTTGTACAAAATTGGGACAATAGAAAAACATAACTttgaatatattgaataaaatattgaggATATGAACTTTACCCGTATTTTAGTACCACCCATAGAGGTTAAATCATGTACTTCCGGATAATTATCCAATGAAAATCAATGTTACGAAAGTTATATAGATTGTTTTGATGATTGAACACGTGGGCATCTGCAGAAACTGTCAAATAAGACATAAGTGTAAATAAACAACGAACTGAAGGTAGTACAACATCAGAGACAggtaaatatacaaaataaaacataaataatatgCATATAAATTCATTCCTGCTACACTTGCAAGCAATAGTTATtatattatactgaatgttattaACTATTACAGTTGGTAAACTTAACAAAGTATCAAATGTTTTTGATGGAGAACTGTACATGCATTAATTTCGCACagtcaacattttttttgtaATACCACCCATTGTCAAGTATTAATGTTGACATTTGCTTCTTTATACTACACTGGAGATGTAGTTTTATCATTCTGGACCCAGTGCACAAAGGTTAGTTAATGTTAACTCACGATTCACTTGTCATTAAGTGCGACCtttatatagtgttaactagaccagtgctcgagctgggcttcgccattttcgtCAATGGcgactttttttcaaaattggtggaaaaaaatttaaagtggcgaaaatcccattttgcaataaattgtattttaaaatctgtcttgtgttttcctttgtcagtgacacattatcgccagtttgtttatgcagtcaaaatttgtttattcagtcaacacgtgcgaccggaaatctcgcgtcgctccagtgcacacagagctggtcacgaAGGCCAGATAATAGCCTCAGATAATGTATGGCTGTAAAAcagtcggtgattatgtaataaagtacattgGACAGTTgtgtaccctgctgtggtcaattgtttaacatttaaagtcttattcattattgtgttatcatctccacattaatgtcaattcttaaccacagaaccgaccggtaattaaattggccgtattattgtgtataatgtatatacatcaattgtttgtttttgcggccaagctcgttgattacaagattttgattttgatgtgtttgattttagttcgaatatttcataaacgatgcggtcggtcaccattgatatggacatagcaattttaataaataattttctttgaagttcagtgcgcaacagtatataaatgctaatctcataagactgTGCACCgtattctattttgacactaaacttgtagcttctgaccctagtcagtctaaaattcaaaaagtatctatgtttggctttactgtcaaccccacctgctcaaacatctgattctgtccaaattgcaaaatcttccataccaaaacggaaatttaatagggaatggttgagatacgactctaaattgggcttgatgttttgtgacatctgcatttcgggcaatgtacacaatgttttcactgtggggtgtagcatcatgaagtttatatttatatgatttattatctgattttgatttccataatagaatttatcaaacaaatcaacttattatttcagaaagaagtgtttaggtatggtagctggatatgattaagtaatgtaactgattcaaaatgctaaaatcagtgtaatgaataaaataatatagattattttataaatatacaaataatcaCACTTAATTGATGGAGCCCCCCCTAAGAAAATTAGGGAATGACAAGTACAACTTGTCTAAGCTCTTTCACAGGAAGTAGATAGTGGTACAAATTGACAAATTCCTCTACTTCCTCTTAAAATTTTCCCGCCAAGAGAGATACATTGTTGGTTACTGCATATCACTGACGCAAGTGTCCCCTGCAATAACTTTGAGCAAATGTAGTGGATACCCGCTACCCAATCACCCGACCTCTGCTGAGAGAGTTAATCCAATCTCTCCCCTCAATATGCTCCTCACCATATGAAGCCAAATTATTCACTTCCGCCTTTTCACTTGCTTATTTTGGTTTACTTAGGGTAGGGGAATTCACtattacaaacaaaatcatGAACTCTCATTGCATACAATTTCAAAACGTTATGGTACACAAACAATCACATATCAAAGTAACTATCCCGCATCTAAGACAGATCAAACAgctcaaaaacaaaaacaaaaaaaaactacacTTACCATTCCTAAAGAGTTGAAGACGGTATTGTGCCCAGTTCGGGCTATCAGCAATTATTTGAGCATTCGTCCTTCTACATTCCACCCAATGGGCAGGTTAAAATTGTTACGATAAGATTGCATTCTGGGGTAGGAAATTTACTTGTTAGGTAGATGGAGGAACATCATATCAATGTTTATGGCGGGTCTGGGGGGACTTAAAGGGGGGTTTCGGGACATTTCTGGCCTGTGTTTCTCCCATCTGTCAACTAAGACAGGGGGCATGTGTTGTTTAGTGGGGAAAGTGTCACCCCTCATGTAATGTATGGTTGGGGTTCTACAAGTTTAAGCCATACTTGGTGCCCCCTTCACCTCTTTTAAAAGGAGGGAAGGCTCACAGTCTGGAGTACTCGGTGTCAGTAAGTACTATTTAACCAGGGAGCAATCTCTCGGAAACAGGGTAAACAGATATGTCCCGGGCCATTCCCGTCCACATGTTGGTTTGTCAAGCATTGGGACTTCCGGGCATTTGTGTTCAACACAAGGCCTCCGTCATGCCCGTTATGCACCTTGGGTGTTGGTATTTCGGTTGTAACCCCAGACCTTGTACAGATTTGGTGGATAATGCGGCCAATTATCTCCATTGTCCTAAAACTCTTTAGTGATTGTAGTGCTTGCAAGTTGATTGTAATACTTGGTGTAACAGAGttaaataaatgtgaaaatgaATTCAGAGTGTTGTTGTTACATTCCTTAAGTAAAAGGAATAGTGGGAAAAGGCAAATTGATGGTGCCTACTGGAATGTTCAATTGTAGTAAAAATGTAGTATGATTACAGAGGATCAGGCGACCCAAATACTAAGAAGGTTACCAATTGCTGAGTCGACTTGGCGACTGTTCAATTAATATGATGGAGATAAGTGTAAAGCATGAGATTATTTGCGCTGCGCCgcaccccgaaaaagtggcgaaagggaattttgGTTCAGTGGGAGCACTGAACTAGacattaactgtcagttaaaatCAACACATCTTCATGCAACTGGGTCCAGAGGGTGATGAACCAGAGTCAACTGAttattacatgaaagtataagaACAGTCAAAAAACCTTTCAATAGTGAACAAGAAAGTCATAATAAACCTTAAATGAATCCAATTCACTGGGGGACATTTTGGCTCTTTGGGCGAGTGCCCACAGCTCATAAACTCGAGGGTCCTGGAATGACTTGTCCTGTACATTTACAGCTGCAGCCATTCCCTCCAGTTTGTCATAGTCTGTCTTTAAATCCTTGTACATCATTTTCAACTCTAGCTGCTTCTTTTTCTTGTCCATGTATTTCACTTTATTTCGCtccacatcaattgaattatcaATGTAATCTAAACAATTGAATACAAATAATATTAAAATGTATACGAGCCAATTTATCTACAAATGTGCAGTGAAACAAATCATGGTATTTgagaattgttttcaaattcaaatcttCACTTAATATTTGAAACATGTTCTCGTGACAAAATAATCGGAGTCCTTcatttttgaagaaaatttaAGATATCGAGcgaacaatatcttcctatgtccaaagtggattgacccttgaccatgtgaactcaaaatcaataggattcATCTATTCCttacgatgtaccagtgtaccacatttgatgtctgtcaagcaaagggttcttcaGATATTGATCAGACAAGACTTGGCCTACAGATCAACAGACTGACCAACAGgtacaaaacaatatgccctctctttttcaaagtggggcataaaaatgtcatACCATCCCTGACACTGAAATCTTCCTGTAGTGAGTTGTATTCCTCCACCTTCATTTGATGATGTAGAAATTCTTCTTTAAGTTTGTCCAACTCCCATTCTGGTAAAACACAATCTTTCTTCAAATTTAACCAGTAAGTActttataaaaattttatttcaacccAACAAAACTTTGGTTTTACCTTACAAACCAATGAATATCATCTCAatgtacagaccctgaaacgtgctactacaccagttgcacggtacggttcggtacgctttatgaacggtacggttcgttttctgaacggtacggttcgtttcttgaacggtacggttcgtttcttgaacggtacggttcgtttcttgcacggtacggtacgcttcttgaacggtacggttcgcttcttgcacggtacggtttgctaaaaatagctgcacgctttgcacgttttattaatgaggtgggcgtggcctgaacgctttgacttcgtataaattgtacgtttcgatagtttgttttcactcgatcggtcttattcggctctttgattatcggctgcaggatttgtggttgtgttagaatgtgcacatggggaaatgagacgttattttttattgcttcgatggaataattccatattgataacgtacataaaagttatgaataaaagtttttataatttgcttaagtctaagtcttaatggttgttattacgtttcaatttgtttttcatttctcatcagacatttattaatttacgattttataaaaagttgttacatgaactgctccccgacatgggcgtgcgtaagtgtaaaaacaaagcgtattaagtttccggatataaattacagtgcctaaattggaaaagtttttaagaagaagtgaattttgttttgaatacactaaagtcgcaaatgacacaatgattattttctgcacttcacatttattgtgatttatcatcggcatgttttaagcatctcggtgattttcacagttgataacccagcttcgtgatgtttgaggataatgcttcgaatagccagcgatagtctacgacctcctttcccatcgggcgccattgtgaaaataatatactgtggctgaaaaagtgggtcacgtgacataaattgcacgctttctgcacggtacggtacgctttcgggcttttgggggcggggtttgcataatattatcctgcacgctttctgcacggtacggtacgctttttGAATgatacggttcgtttcttgaacgggacggtacgtttcttgaacgaTGCGGTTTGttttttgcacggtacggtacgtttcttgaacggtacggttcgtttcttgcacagAACAgttcggttcgtttttaaggtgtagtagcacgtttcagggtctgtatttCATGTTAATATTCACCTTGAGCAGAAACTGTGCCTTTTCAAATAATCATGGATGAAACTGAATTCATTACATACACAGTTACCTGAAAATCCAGCAAACTCTGCTCTCTTCCAGAGTTTTTGAAGCTTTTTGTCCCTCAGTTGGTGCTCGAACGTCTCCGGTATTTCATTACTCATATCAGGAGGTTGTGGTACAGAGACTACGTTTTTCATGTCGTACTTCTCTAATAGatctaatgaaataaaatacacttaTTCATGTCATTCATCAATACAGTTACTTCATATATTACATTTAATAGTGAATCACATGATAAATCCAAGGAATTTCATTGGATAATGTCGTCTATTCCATAAGTGACAGTGCCCAGTCACTATTATGCCAAGTGTTGGGACTATGAACTTAAGCTTTCTAGAGTTAtctattagttaaaagtatcactagtcccaagggctaaaAATGTAggaaaaatttcctgttctgaatatataagctaaattctaatattcagcgaCAGCATCAAACTAGATGTGTTCTTTTAAAAAACCTCAATGCCCACAAAAGTGCTTAtattgatgaaaggctttacataatatcaaatatgtattatcattaaacgatatcactaatttggacccaccctAGAGTCAAAACTCTGGGGTTGCtgtccttcaaatgataaagacaataatcactataataattttgactccaccctgaaaccaaactcTTActccctaggatcatgaaatttacaattttggtaaaggactatatACTCCTTccaatattcatttagtttcaaatcagtatcaatagcattaaagcaaatatcatttacatgttttgcacATACACACTATATAAATATGTACCAAGGTtgaccccgccctggagtcagaacctctacctcggggatcatgaaatttacaattttggtagaggcctttctgctctatatcattatgcatttagtttttcttaaaagaTATGCAGTTGTAGATAAGACTTTTAAaacttggtcaatttttggcagtttttgccctgcccctctAAGGCagaggagtcctgaaatttacaatttatgtcaaagatgcttcataccaaatttgaaaggaattgaaatagtagttatcagaagaagttaaaaatgttctattgttctCACATTTATTAATAGACCATTTGGCCCCACCGTGATACCAAAACCCTAATACCCCTGgccaaaacccttacccctgggatcatcaaatttacaattttgttgaaggactacctgttctttataaatatatatttagtttctATTTAGTACCAATAGCACTAAACAAGATGttattgaagtgttttacacataaacactatataccaagtttggccccaccctggggtcagaacctctatcaTTTTTGagaattggtcaatttttggcgcCTTTTGCCCTGCCTTTCAGGCCCCAGGGGTAcaggagacctgaaatttacaattaatgcCCCATTGTCCCAtagatgctttataccaaatctgaaaagaattggaatgatagctATCAAGAAGaacttaaaaatgttcaatatattAACGCATGATAACCAacacagaccaattgcaataggtcacctgagtgactcaggtgaggtgacctaaaaacttcTTGTATTAGCCAGAGAGCACGGCTTTGTTTACAGACGATACAATAATAACAAGAGCAatgccaacgtggcataatacgcccatagattttgctcaaggaaaacatatttcagtgggattcatattttagtgaagttagcactgtcctctgtgagctaattcattattatgcttgtagaaatggatatcaagatataaagagggatagccttagaatgtgctacttcataaatatgctaatggttcggtttgtatcctgcccacaaggttttcctaataagtgatactacgaccttgacctttgaccttgaaaaacaataggcatcttcctctcatcatgatgataaaatataccaagttataatatcctggagcttacggttcggtttgtattctgcccacaaggttttcctaataagtgatactacgaccttgacctttgaccttgaaaaacaataggcatcttcctctcatcatggtgatcaaatataccaagttataatatcctggagcttacggttcggtttgtatcctgcccacaaggttttcctaaaaaagtgatactatgaccttgaccttgaaaaacaataggcatcttcctctcatcatggtgatcaaatatgccaagttataatatcctggagcttaaacaataggcatcttcctctcatcatgatgatcaaatataccaagctataatatcctggagcttacggtttggtttgtatcctgcccacaaggttttcctaaaaagtgatactatgaccttgacctttgaccttgaaaaacaataggcatcttcctctcatcatggtgatcaaatgtaccaagttgtaaagtcctagggcttatggttcagtctgtatcctgcccacaaggtccggacagacggacgacgccataccataatatgtcccgtcttcgacgggcgtataaaaatggcAGCTCGATTTGGGCAGGACGTACCAGATGAATTTGTAACAAAATTAAATAGCAAAACAAAATACGTTTGAAGCAACAAAGTTTGTAGAAAGAATTTTAAGGGAATTCTGTGAGGTTAGAAACCAAtcgaacaattttgaaaattatgaaatagACGATTAAGTGAACTTTTATGTAAACATACACAGCATAAATGGTGAAATATACTGTAAAGTACCCTGTGTTTGGTCCGAAAGGGTATTCATCGGTTCCTGATTGAACCCCCAAATGTTACCTTTGCTTAGTTCAATTGATTCTTTTATGAGTGTGAGGACAATGAATTACTAAATGCTTTACTTGAagtagaaaatgattttgagCACATGAAATCAAAATACATCTATACCTTGCATGAATACTCTCAATATTAATCGTACCATGTCAAATAGCACATGTACTCAAACTTCAACTTTAGTAACTGTGTTGTtaacattttcaacaaataaaatattcatcaatGAGTTCTTTTTGTAATGGTTGtttaaaacacattgttacAGTTACATTATCAACAATAAATGTTAGAAATTACAAtacaaaaaatttatttattttggatATCATTCTGTGAATGGTAGgtaaaattgcataatttgacatgaagaatatttttacataaattgcagaaagaaaacaaaatcatgtatataatttttaaaacgtgTTAATAGCATAAAAATTATAGTGCCTGGAATTATCATGTGATGCTCTAAACCCATTAATCACAGTTTAGGTGGGTactataaatcaaataaaaacagtttcagTACTATGCTTTTGTAGCATTGCTTTGGAAAGCTCGGACACTATTGCTTTCCAAAGCAACACGATGAGAGCATAGTACCCACCTAAACATTGTTGTTATCCTCTTCGTTCCCGGTGGGACATAAGGCTTCAACAAGTTGTCACCCACCTAAACAAACAATGTATATAAAGGTATTGAATATTACATGTCTTACCTATTAACCTTCTCCGTACTTCTGCCTCTTTCATTCCATCTTTATCCATATCCTCTGCTTTTAACTTTTTAAGTTCTAATTCTACTTTGTCTTGAATTTTCAAATCTGCATAGAGATCAGCTAACTTTGGTCCTGAATGAAGCTGAAATGACatttaatcaattcatttttaGCAACacaaaatcagtaaattacaatggtttcaatacagagtCGGTCATTACATTAAATACCAATTATCTCCTCTTCTTTTTTATCAAAACAGGTAAATTAGAATCTAAACTTTTTACTTTTTGTAAAGAAAGGGATAAAATATGTCACTTAATTTACAGTGCAAGTAATTTTATCAGTTTCtgctatttgaaaaatattatattgGATTAGATGATAGAACATTTATCTTTTCTAAAGCAAGCAATATCAATCTCTCAAAATGTTTCAGTATACTACTTATTTAAATTCTAGAATATACCCACAAAGAAAGATGGAATGTGCTACTTGTGTTGATCTGTCCTTGGATAGTACAATGATTGTTATCAAGTTCTTCACTATTCTAATGGGTTTTCTTGATGTAATACAGCAGAAGTAAACTAAGATTTCATCTTTGCTCACATGATTTTCTGGTTTATTTTGAGATATGTTACATGATAATTTCATGTGTATGCTAATAGCTGCATGGTTCAGAAGATGAAGTTGTTAATTTATTGCTTACAAGTGCTTTAATGTTTATTCAGACAACATAGCTCGACAGGAAGCGCGACTCTCCTTTggttcaaaaggttaaagttttttaaaagtaggccaaagtccaaggt
This genomic window from Ostrea edulis chromosome 4, xbOstEdul1.1, whole genome shotgun sequence contains:
- the LOC125669900 gene encoding alpha-2-macroglobulin receptor-associated protein-like, which encodes MLSWFNLKIETFYVLFAGYICVETTLKDAERPFRILKVNQIWEKAQKLHSGPKLADLYADLKIQDKVELELKKLKAEDMDKDGMKEAEVRRRLIDLLEKYDMKNVVSVPQPPDMSNEIPETFEHQLRDKKLQKLWKRAEFAGFSEWELDKLKEEFLHHQMKVEEYNSLQEDFSVRDDYIDNSIDVERNKVKYMDKKKKQLELKMMYKDLKTDYDKLEGMAAAVNVQDKSFQDPRVYELWALAQRAKMSPSELDSFKKELQHFEHRLQKHEYYQDQLRISDEALQINYKDGEVPDKHVQLEQMASDYGKKVEKYHADLKYRINKALKQHTEL